The following is a genomic window from Actinomadura rubteroloni.
GGTCGGCGAGTCGCTGTTCGGCGTCCGCCAGGACCCGCGCCGCGGCCTGTTCGGCCTGCCCGCCGACATCCTGCGCGCGTCGGTGAAGGTGCCGATGCCCCAGCCCCCCGAAAAGCCCGCCCACCGCCGCGAACGAACGGTCACCGTGTCCGCGTCCGGTGCGCAGGCGGCGCGGACGATGCCGGAGATTCCGAAGATCGTGCTGCCGGACGGGCCGGTCAATCGTCCCGACCTGACCGTTCTCACCATTCTCGACACGTTCTCCGCCTCGGCGTTCCGTTTCGAGTGGCGACAGGTCGAGCCCGGCCCGGACGATTGGCGGGAGGTCGTCGAACGGGAACGGCCCGACCTGCTGTTCGTGGAGTCCGCGTGGGCGGGCAACGAGGGCCGCTGGCGCCTGCAGATGAGCGGGAAGAACGCACCGGGCCGGGAACTGCGCGCACTCGTCGAGCACTGCCGGGAAAAGGGGATCCCGACCGTCTTCTGGAACAAGGAGGACCCGCCGAACTTCGACGTCTTCATCGAGACGGCGAAACTGTTCGACACGGTCTTCACCACGGCCGGCGACATGATCCCGCGCTACCGCGAACTGCTCGGGCACGACCGCGTCGCCGTGCTGCCGTTCGCCGCGCAGCCCCGGCTGCACAATCCGGTGAGCGTGCCGGGCGGACGGCGCAACGACGTGGCGTTCGCCGGGACGTACTTCAGTCACAAGCACCCGCGCCGGGCCGAGCAGATGGCGGCCGTGCTGGAACCCGCGCGTTCTTTCGGCCTCGACATCTACAGCCGGATGCTCGGCGAGGAGGACCGTTTCCAGTTCCCGTCCGGTCTCGCCGACCATGTCGTCGGCTCGCTGCCCTACGACCGGATGCTCACCGCCTACAAGGCGTACAAGGTCTTCCTCAACGTGAACTCGGTGCTCGACTCGCCGACGATGTGCGCCCGCCGGATCTTCGAATTGTCGGCGTGCCGCACGCCCGTGCTGTCGGGCCATTCGGCGGCCATCGAGCGATTCTTCCCCGGGCTGGTGACGATCACCCGCACGGAAGAAGAGACGCGCACCCTGCTCGGCGGGCTGCTCGCCAACTCCGAACTGCGCGACCGGCAGGCGCACCTGGCGATGCGGGAAGTGTTCGCGCACCACACGTTCGGCCACCGGGTCGACACGGTGCTGGAACAGATCGGCCTGTCGCGTCCGCTGCCACGCCCGACGGTGTCGGTCATCCTGCCGACGAACCGTCCCGACAGGCTGCCCGCCGCGCTGGAGCAGATCGGCCGCCAGCACTGGAAGGAACTCCAGCTCGTCGTCGTGCTGCACGGGCTCGACGTGCAGCCGGAGAAGGTCCAGGCACGCGCGGGCGAGGCCGGGATCGACAACGTCGTGGTGCTCGAAGCGGACGCCGCCCTGCCCCTCGGCGCCTGCCTGAACCTCGGCATCGAGGCCGCCGACGGCGACCTGATCGCCAAGATGGACGACGACGACATCTACGGCGAGCACTACCTGTCGGACCTGATCCCGGCCTTCTCCTACACCGATGCGGGCATCGTCGGGAAGCAGGCGTGCTACGTGCGGCTCGAAGCGAGCAACGCCACGCTGCTGAGCAAGCCGGAGGCCGAGCACGCCTACACCAGCCTCGTGCGGGGCGGCACGATCGTCGCCCGCGGCGACGTCCTGCGCGACCTGCTGTTCGACCCGCTGCCGCGCGGATCGGACACGCAACTGCAGCGCCGTGCGAAGCAGGAGGGCGTCCGCATCTATTCGGCCGATCGGTTCAACTACGTCTACGTTCGCGGCGCGGACCCGTCCGCCCACACCTTCCCGGTGCAGGACGCCGAACTGCTCAAGCAGGCACGGGTCGAGTTCTACGGGCCGCCCGAGGCGCACGTCTGCATCTGAGCGGCGCGAACTTCGGCGGGCCTTCGGACGTTGCTCCCCGTGGAGCGCCCCGCCCGCCGCCGCCGTCCTCGGCGGTCTGGGACAGTTGAGGGCACGAGACGGTGTGCCGGACACGGGCCCGACACAGGAGGCGGAGATCGAACGTCGGAAGAACGAGCCGGCCGGCGGGTCGCGTCCCGGTGACGCCGTCCGATGACCGGGGTGATCGAGCCGCAACGGCCGCCCGACGGTGCGGTCCGTCCGCCCGCCGCTCCCGCGCGTTCCCGCAGCGCCCGGACGACGGCGTTGCTCTCCCTCGCCGCCGGGGCGGGCGGAAGCCTGCTGGTCTCCGTGGTCCTCACGGGGATGGCGAGCGGCGACCGGCGTGAGCCGCATCTCTCGCCCTCGGCGGCGGGTGCGCCGCCGGTCTTCCGCGTCTATCTCGACGCCGCCGGATCGGACGCCGCCGACGGCCGGGACCCTGCCCACGCCGTGGCGTCGCTCGCGCGCGCTCAGCAGGTCGTCGCCGCGGCCCGGCCGAAGACCGACGTGGAGATCCGCATACGCCGGGGCGTCTACTCGTCCCCGCCGCTGATCTGGAAGACGTACGTCCCCGGGCACTCGATCAGCTTCCTTCCGGCCGACTACCGGTACGGCGGCGACCTCGCCGGCATAGCGGGCCGCCCGGTCTTCCGGGGAACCGGCGGCGTCGGGTACTGGCTGCGCGCCGAACCGCCGCCCGCCGGCACCGGCGACACCGCGCTGCGCTTCTACTACCTTCAGGTGGAGCGGTACTCCAGCGGCGGGATCATGTTCGACGGCGGGACCCGTCCGTCATCGGCCGGCGTCCTCGTCGGCGGGCCGACGAGCGTGGACGGCAACACCGTCTACGGCGTCCGGTTCAGCGCCATCGGGTCCAAGTACGTCCCGACGGCGCTCGGCTATGGCGCGGTCGACCTGGTCAACTCGCGGCGCAACATCATCGAGCAGAACGAGTTCTCCGGCATCGAGAACAGCGGTGATCCCGCCCAGGCGGCACTCGTCCACGGCGTCTACCTCGCCCACCGGAGCAGCGGCAACATCATCCGCGGCAACCGGTTCGACATGGTCAGCGGCGACCCCGTCCGCACGCGCAACGCCAGCGGCGACAACAAGGTCTCCGGCAACGTCTTCGTGCGCGCGGGCTCCAAAGCGTACTTCTCGGACTGGTTCCAGCGACGGGCGGACGCGTCGGTGCCGCGTGAGTGCGCGTCGCTGGAGAACCGCTTCTACGACAACACGCTGACGTCCGGGTACAACGGTCCCGTGCGCACGTGGTCGGCGTCGCCGGGCACGGACACCTCCACGGGCGGGACGGGCTGCGGACCCGAGCCCGCCCAGCGCGTCCTCGCCTGGGGCAACCGCACCGGCTGACCGTCAGGACTCGTCGAACCGCCACAGCGTCAACTGGTCGCCGTCGCCGCCGGTGGAGATCCCGACGCCGAGCAGGCCGCCGCCGGACGCGGTCAGCGCGCCGATCTGCTGCCGTCCCTCACCGGAGAGGCCCGGCCCCTGCGGGACCGTCGGCTGCCAGGCCCGGCCGTCCTCGGACGTCCACCGGATCGTGTCGCCGTCGTGCCAGCTCCCGAACATTCCGACCAGCGTGATCGTGCCGTTCCGCGCCGCCGCCGCGCCGAGGAAGCTCGCGGCGTTGCCTGTCGGCGTCGGCAGGGCGCTGCCGCGCCAGGTGTTCCCGGCGTCGCTCGACGCCACCGCGACCGCCCGGTCGCCCGGCGCCTGGCCCTCGCCCCCCGCGACGAACACGCGGCCGGCCGCGACGATGTGCGTCAGCCGGGTGTTCTGCACGCCCGCCGGTCCGACGGCCTCCTTCTCCGTCCACGCCAGGCCGTCGTTCGACACCCAGATCGCGGGCCGCGCCGGGTGCGTCGCGGGCACACCCTTCGTCGAGCTGGCTCCGACCGCCGCGAACCCGGTGGGCGTCGCGGCGACCGCCGTCATCTCCCGGGACGTTCCGCGCCCGGCGGCGAGCCCGTCCTGCCGGGCGGGCTGCCACGACCGCAGGTCCGCCGAGAACCACGCGACGGCCGACGACTCCCGGTCGCCGAGCGCGTCACGGCCGACGATCAGGTAGCCCTTCGGCCCGGCCGCCACACCCGCGAGCGTCACCGAACGCCCGCCGTGCGGAGCGAAGGCCGACGGATCCTGCCACTGCCACGCGGTGCCGTCCGCGGACGTGGCGAGCAGCGGCCTGCGGCCGTCGGTCCCGATCGCGAGCCAGCCCCGCGACCCGTGGGCGACCTTCAGGAGCCGCTGCCGCTGGTTCGTGGCGGCGACGGACGGGACGGCCGCCCGCTTCCAGGACGTGCCGTCGGAACTCGTCCACACGGCGGCGCGCCCGTTGGTGCTGCCGACCGCGACGAACCGCCCGCCGGCGTTCGCGACGTCCACGACCGACCGCTCGGTGACGACCGCGCCGGGCACCCTGCGCAGATCGACGGGCGTCACCTGCCCGCCCGCGCCGACGAGGAGCTGGTAGTCCTGATCGGTCTGCCGGCTGCTGCCCCCGATCACCAGGGCGCCGCCGGCCACCGTCACGGCGTTGAGCTTGCGCTGCGGCCCGGTGCCGAGATCGGCGCCCTGGCCCCATGCCGAGCCGTCCGTGCTCTGGAACGCGACCTCGCGGCCGTCCGCCGTCGAAGCCAGGAGCGCGAAGCCCGAATCGTCGCCGGCCAGCCGCACCGGCTCGATCCCGGACCCGGCCTCGATCTTTCCGGCCTGCTCCCACTTGCGGCCGTCGCCGGATCGGAACGCCATGCCCGGCCGGGCGCTGCCCGACTTCCCGCGGCGCACGGCGAGGAAGCCCGAACGGTTCGCCGCCAGATGCAGGTCGCCGAACGCCCCGGACGCGGTCGGGGCGCCGAGCGCCTGCCAGGTCCGTCCGCCGTCGGTGGAGCTCCAGAGCCCGGCGACCGTGCTCTTGCGCTTGACGACCGTCCCCGCGACGAGGATCGTCCGGCCCGTCGCCACCGCGTAGCGCAGCG
Proteins encoded in this region:
- a CDS encoding methyltransferase domain-containing protein, coding for MTNGDRISELYKGEIWSERVQRAARSRIDWLVAQASGDVLDLGCSQGIAALLCARRGLRTLGLDIEADRIEYALADREREPGVVRELLAYRVADARRLDVPDASFDTVLLGEVVEHHLDASPVLAEAARVLRPAGRLALTTPFGYHPHHDHRATFYVASLVALVAPYFTVDSLDVVDGYLRAVLTPGPMDAGTTRDLVHAMQPVLEQEFVRTERELSEQRRRADTATKEKTASYERLEARLDAIAAQQDATIADLEAKLAALREENARLGETLRREKAAAEERVRAARRQAAGLEQTAGKLKDVEGKLAYQEYRTRYLDWQLKSTQNRRWWRVGESLFGVRQDPRRGLFGLPADILRASVKVPMPQPPEKPAHRRERTVTVSASGAQAARTMPEIPKIVLPDGPVNRPDLTVLTILDTFSASAFRFEWRQVEPGPDDWREVVERERPDLLFVESAWAGNEGRWRLQMSGKNAPGRELRALVEHCREKGIPTVFWNKEDPPNFDVFIETAKLFDTVFTTAGDMIPRYRELLGHDRVAVLPFAAQPRLHNPVSVPGGRRNDVAFAGTYFSHKHPRRAEQMAAVLEPARSFGLDIYSRMLGEEDRFQFPSGLADHVVGSLPYDRMLTAYKAYKVFLNVNSVLDSPTMCARRIFELSACRTPVLSGHSAAIERFFPGLVTITRTEEETRTLLGGLLANSELRDRQAHLAMREVFAHHTFGHRVDTVLEQIGLSRPLPRPTVSVILPTNRPDRLPAALEQIGRQHWKELQLVVVLHGLDVQPEKVQARAGEAGIDNVVVLEADAALPLGACLNLGIEAADGDLIAKMDDDDIYGEHYLSDLIPAFSYTDAGIVGKQACYVRLEASNATLLSKPEAEHAYTSLVRGGTIVARGDVLRDLLFDPLPRGSDTQLQRRAKQEGVRIYSADRFNYVYVRGADPSAHTFPVQDAELLKQARVEFYGPPEAHVCI
- a CDS encoding right-handed parallel beta-helix repeat-containing protein; this encodes MIEPQRPPDGAVRPPAAPARSRSARTTALLSLAAGAGGSLLVSVVLTGMASGDRREPHLSPSAAGAPPVFRVYLDAAGSDAADGRDPAHAVASLARAQQVVAAARPKTDVEIRIRRGVYSSPPLIWKTYVPGHSISFLPADYRYGGDLAGIAGRPVFRGTGGVGYWLRAEPPPAGTGDTALRFYYLQVERYSSGGIMFDGGTRPSSAGVLVGGPTSVDGNTVYGVRFSAIGSKYVPTALGYGAVDLVNSRRNIIEQNEFSGIENSGDPAQAALVHGVYLAHRSSGNIIRGNRFDMVSGDPVRTRNASGDNKVSGNVFVRAGSKAYFSDWFQRRADASVPRECASLENRFYDNTLTSGYNGPVRTWSASPGTDTSTGGTGCGPEPAQRVLAWGNRTG